The Reyranella humidisoli DNA segment GCGTCGAGCTGATCAGGCCGCCGATGACGGCATGCGCCATCGGTGCGCGCTGGGTGGCGCCTTCGCCCAGGCCCAGCGCCAGCGGCATCATGCCGAACACCATGGCCAGCGTGGTCATCAGGATGGGCCGCAGGCGGATCGAGCCGGCCTCGAGTAGGGCCTCGTTGACCGGCGTGCCGCGCTCGCGGGACTGATTGAAGAAGTCGACCAGCAGGATGGCGTTCTTGGTGACCAGGCCCATCAGCATGATGAAGCCGATGGCCGAGAAGATGTTCAGCGTCGTGCCGGCGATCAGCAAGCCGAGGAATACACCGATCAGCGACATCGGCAGCGACATCATGATGGCGATCGGCTGCAGGAAGCTGCCGAACTGCGACGCGAGGATCAGGTAGATCAGGATGACGGCCATCAGCAGCGCCTGGCCGGCATAGGCGGCGCTCTCGGCGATGTCCTTGGTCGAGCCGCCGAACACGAAGCGGTAGCCGGGCGGCAACTTGATCTCGGTCAGGATCTTCTGCAGGTCACCCGAAACCTCGCCGGCCGACCGGCCATGGACGTTGGCGGTGATCTGGACCTCGCGATTGAGGTCGCGGCGGTTGATCTGCGAGGCGCCCACATCGGTCACGACATCGGCGATCTGCGCGATATGGACCATGCGCGGCAGGCCATTGGGCTCCGTGCCGGCGGTGAACCAGACGCGATGCAGGTCCGCGACGCCGGTGCGGTCTTCGGTCGGCAGGCGGACCATGACCATGTAGTTCTCGCCGTCGGGCGCCCGCCACAGGCTGGTCTCATCGCCGGCGAAAAGGGGACGCAGCGACTGCGCAACGGCAGCGCTTCCAAGGCCGAGGTCGGACGCTGCGTCGCGGCGCAGGCGCACTGACAGGATCGGCTTGGCGGCCTTGAGGTTACGGTCGAGGTCGACCACGCCGCGGATGGCGGCGGCCCGCTTCATGACGTCCTGTGAGAGGGCGTCGAGCGTGTTGGTGTCGGGACCCTGCAGCGAAAGCTGGAGCTGTTTCTGGATGCCGCCGCCCGGCCCGCCGGGGATGTTGATGGAGACGAGGATGCCGGGAATGTTGGCCAGGCGCTCGCGGATCGGCTGGGCAAGCTGATCGGGGGAGCGCTTGCGGTCCTTCAGCGGCTTAAGCTTGAGATAGAGGCTGCCCTGGTTCTTGCCGTTGGCGTAGCCGGTGTTGACCGTGCCGTAGGTGTAATCGATCTCCGGAAACTCGCGCAGCGCGGCGTCGACCTGGCGCAGCTTGGCCTCGGTATATTCCAGCGAGGAGCCGACCGGCGTCTCGATGCTCACGACCTGTTCGCCGAGATCGGCCTGCGGTACGAACTCGAAGCCGATGTACTTCGGCAGCGCGAAGCTGCCGACGAAAGTGCCCAGCGCGATCAGCAGGGTGAATTTGGGCCAGCGCAGCGCCCAGCCCAGGACCACGCGATAGACGCCGTTGGCCTTCTCCTGCGCGCCGTTGACGATGCGGGCGAAGCGGCCATTGCCGTGGGCCTGCGGATCGTACCAGACCGACGACAGCATCGGGTCGAGGGTGAAGGACACGAACAGCGAGATCAGCACGGCGGCCGAGACCATCACGCCGAACTGGAAGAAGAACCGGCCGATGATGCCGCCCATGAAGGCCACCGGCAGGAACACCGCCACGATGCAGAAGGTGGTGGCGAGGACGGCCAGGCCGATCTCGTTGGTGCCGTCGATGGCGGCCTGGCGGTGCGTCTTGCCGAAGCCGATGTGGCGCATGATGTTCTCGCGCACCACGATGGCGTCGTCGATCAGGATGCCGATCGCGAGGCTGAGCGCCATCAGGGTCAGCACGTTGAGCGTGAAGCCGAAGGCGGCCATCACCATGAACGCACCGAACACCGAGATCGGCAAGGCGAGGCCGGTGATGACGGTGCTGCGCCATGAATGCAGGAACAGGAAGACGATGGCGATGGTCAGCAGACCGCCCTCGACCATCGTCTGCTGGACGTTGTTGACCGAGTTCTGGATGCCGCGCGAGCTGTCGCGGACGATTTCCAGCTTCACGTCGGCGGGCAGGGACGATTGCAGCTCGGCCACGGCGCGACGGACGCCGCGCGCCACCTCGATCGTGTTGGATCCCTGGGTCTTGACCACGTCGATGGCGAGCGCCCGCTCGCCGTTCAGCATGGCGACGTTCTCCAGCTCCTGCTGGCCGTCGACCACGTTTGCTACCTGGCGCAGATAGACGGGGGCCTGGCCGCGGCGGGCCACGATCAGGTCGGCGAAATCGCCCGGCTCGGCGACGCGGCCCGTGACCTCGATGACGCGGTCGTCGTTGCCGCGCTGGACGTTGCCGGCGGGGAAGTTCTGGTTCTCGTCCTTGATTGCCCGCATTATGTCGTTCACGCCGACGCGAAGAGCGTGCATGCGACCGGGATCGAGTTCGATGTTGATCTGGCGCTTGAGGCCGCCGGCGATGGTTGCCCGGCCGACGTCGCGCACAGTCTGCAGGCGCTTGATGATGATCTGGTCGGCCAACGTCGTCAGGTCGCGAACCGAACGGACGTCGGAGCGTACCGCGATCGACACGATCGGCTGGTCGTCCGGATTGAATCGCTGGATCAGCGGTTCCTTGATCTCGGGCCGGAAGGACGCCCGGACCATCTGGACCTTCTCGCGGACGTCCTGCATCGCGACAGCCGAGGGCACCGACAGCTCGAACTCGGCGATGACGATCGACCGGCCCTCGAGCGAGCGCGAGGTCAGCGTCTTGAGGCCGGCGATGGCGTTGACCGATTCCTCGATCTTGCGGCTGATCTCGCTCTCGACCGTTTCCGGCGACGCGCCGGGATAGTCGGTCGTGACCACGACGATGGGGAAATCGACGTTGGGGAACTGGTCGATGCCGAGTTGGCGGTAGGAGAACAGGCCCATCACGAGCAACGCCACCATCATCATGGTGGCGAAGACCGGATTGTCGACCGCGATCTGGGTGAGCTTCATGGTCGGCGTCCTAGCGGGTCTCGACGATCTTGACCGGTTGCCCGGCCTTCAGGCCGGGCAGGGGAGCGGAGACCACCGTCATGCCCGATTCCAGGCCTTTCACCTCGACCAGTTCGCCGCGCGACCAGGTGCGCACGGCTCCGACCGGCTTGCGTACCAGCACGCCGTTCTCGACCACCAGGACATAGTCGCCCTGGTCGTCCTTGCGCATCGCCGACGCGGGCACCGCCAGGGCGTGGCCCTTCTCCTGCACGGTGACGCTGCCGGTGCCGAACAGGCCGCCGCGTAGCGCCTCGTGGCGGTCGGTGATCTCGACATAGACGGGGATCGAGCGCGAGCCGGCCTGAGTGGTCGGGCTGATGCGGGTGATCTTGCCGCTGAAGATACGGTCGCCAAAGCCTTCGAGCGTCACGTTGGCGACCTGCCCGACCTTCATGCGGATCACGTCGGCTGCCGGCATCTGGGCCGCGATCTCGACGTGACTGGTGTCGAGCAGCGCCAGGATCTTGCCGTCGATCGGCAGAGACTCGCCCTGGTTGGCAATGCGCTCGCCGACCACGCCGTCGAAAGGCGCCTTCACCTCGGCATCCGCCAGGTTCTTCCGGGCGACATCGAGCTGGGCCTCGCCGACGGCCACCATGGAGGCGCGGTTCTCGGCGGTGGCGCGCGCCTGGTCGGCGGCGGACTGCGAGACGATGTTGCGATTGGCGAGCGTCTCCTTGTCGGATCGGTCGCGGGCGGTCCAGCGGGCATCGGCGCGCGCGGCCTCGAGCGCCGACTGCCGCTCGTTCAACTTGGCCTGCAGCTCGGTCGTTTCGAATCGCGCCAGCACCTGGCCCTCCGTGACACGGTCGCCCTCGCGGACGAGCACCTCGGCAAGCCGGCCCGCGACACGGCCCTTGACGATGGTCTGGTCGATCGGCTGGGTGGTGCCGGTGAAACGGACGACGTCGAGAAGGCCGCGCGGCTTGATCGTGTGGACTTCGGCGGGGATCAGCTCGAGGGCGCGTTCCGGCGCCTTCGCGACGGTGGCGCCATTGCCGGCGGGCGGCGATAGCTTGCCGCTCTTCCAGGCGAACGCGCCGCCACCCAGCGCCAGCACCGCAACGACGGCGACGAGTATCTTGCCCTTGGTCTTCATGACCGTAGTCCTTTGATAACGAAATCGAGGTAGGCGGCGTAGTACTGGTCGCTGTCGACCTTGCCGGGATCGAAAGGCGCCAGCGAACGCTTCCATACGGAGAACATGGCGAGCGGCTGGACGACGATGATGGCCGTGGCCTCGAGGTCGGCGAGGGGGCGGAACTCGCCATTGTCTACGCCACGGCGAAGCGTGCGGGCGAAGAGATCGCGGCCGCGTACGTCGAAGCTCGTGCAGTAGAAGCGCGCCACGTCGGGGAAGTTGCCGGCCTCCGCCAGGATCAGCTTCACGACGCCGCCGGCCGGGCTTTCCTCGAAGGCGCGGAAGCCGGCGACCAGCTGGCGCAGCAGCTCCTCGCTCGTGCCCTCGAACTGGTCGATCATCTCGGTCGCCACGGCCAGGGGACCGGCGATGGCTTCGGTGATGACCGCCTTGAAGAGCTCTTCCTTGTTCTTGAAGTAGAGGTAGGGGAGGCCCTTGCTGACCGAGGCGGCCTTGGCGACATCTTCCAGCTTGGTCGCCGCGAAGCCGCGCGTAACGAACAGATCCAGCGCTGCCCGGGCGATCTCGGAGGCGCGATCCTCCGGCCGCCGAACTCGGCCTGGAGCGGCAGGAGCCGTATTGACTGACCGGTCAGTATCCATGATCCGCCATGTAATGCGGAACCCGGACAGCTTCAAGCCGGAAAGAAAAAAGTCCGGCAGACCTGAGGTCGCCGGACGCTTTGGTAGTTTCGCCTTTCCGCCTCCATGAACGAAGGCGTCGGATCGGCTTGATGCTCGTCTTCTATAATGTGGCCTCCGGTGGGGCCCCCAGAAGGGGGCACCCACACGGAAGCCGAAAGGCGTTGGTTAGAGGGGTCAAAGTGAACTTTGACCTACGCCCTTTCCTGATTACTGCTTCTTCTTCTTAGCAGCCTTCTTCTTCGCAGCCTTTTTCTTAGCAGCCATAACTGTCTCCTATGGTTAGCTATGAGGTCCCCAACCGTGAGGCCCCCCGGGGTACGCTGGTACGCTACGCCACGCATGCTCAACTGCAGCCAGTGGTGCCGCCGCAGGTCGTGCATTTGAGGCACGTCCCGTTGCGGACCATGGTGAAGTTGCCGCACTCCGGACAGGCATCCCCTTCGAATCCCTTGAGCTTTGCCACGAGGGCTTGTCCCAGGGAGGAAGGAGAGGCTTCTCCGACCGCGACGCCGACGGCGGCCGCCTTGGCGATGTGCGCCGAAGCGACGGCTGGTCCGTCCGTCAGTCCGTTGGGCAGGGCGGCGCCGACGATCGCTTCATGGGCGATCGCGGCATTGCCGGCGGTCCTGCCGTTCAACACGTAGAGATTGCTGCGCATATAGCCGACGCTGGCGATACGGCTCACGGCCGCCGCCGCGGCATGCGCGGCATCCGTACCGGGCATGGGAAGCTCGCCCTGGACTTCGCCGCGGCCGACGCCGTCCGGACGAAGGTCCGCCTGTTCGACATGCGCGAGGTCGTTGCGCCCGAGATAGGAGATAGCGAGCTCGCGGAAGATATAGTCGAGCACCGAGGTCGACATCTTGATCGCGTCGTTGCCCTCGACCATTCCCGACGGCTCGAAGCGCGTGAACGTGTAGGCCTCCACGAACTCCTCGAGCGGCACCCCGTACTGCAGGCCGATCGAAATCGCGATGGCGAAGTTGTTCATCAGGCTGCGGAACGCCGCGCCTTCCTTGTGCATGTCGACGAAGATCTCGCCGACACGGCCGTCTTCGTACTCGCCGGTCCGCAGGTAGACCTTGTGACCGCCTACGTTGGCCTTCTGAGTGTAGCCCTTGCGGCGCTGCGGCAGCCGCTCGCGGCCGGCGCGGACCTCGCGTTCCACAATGCGCTCGACGATCCGTTCGGCAATGACCGGCACGCGCGCAGCGGGAGGAAGGTCGGCCAGATCGTCATTGGCCGCGATGTCGTCGCCAAGGGCCATGGCAGACAGCGGCTGCGACAGCTTGGAGCCGTCACGATAGAGAGCGTTTGCTTTCAAGCCGAGCTTCCAGGACATCTCGTAGGCCTTGCGGCAATCCTCAACCGTAGCTGCGTTTGGCATGTTGACGGTCTTGGAGATGGCGCCCGATACGAAGGGTTGTGCTGCAGCCATCATGCGTATGTGACTCTCTGCAGACAAGCAGCGCTTGCCATCTCGTCCACAGGGATTCGCACAATCGAACACAGAAAGATGTTCGCGCTTGAGGTCGGGAGCGCTCTCGATACTCATCGTGCCGCACGCATGGATGTTCGCGGCGGCGATGTCACCGCGTGAGAATCCGAGACGGGAGAGAATGTCGAGCTTCGGATCGACGAGCGTTTCGTCGTCGAGGCCGAGCGCCTCGCGGCAGAAAACTTCGCCCAGTGTGTAGCGCGAGAAGGCAAACCGGATGTCGAAGGCCGTGCCGATGGCCTGGTCGACCCGCTCGAGGGTCGCGGCGTCGAAACCGCGCGACGACAGGCTTTCGTGGTTGATGGCGGGGGCCGATGCGAGCGAACCGTGCCCGACGGCATGGTCGACGATGCGCCGGATCGCCGGCTCGTCATAGCCCAGGGTGCGCAGCGCCAGCGGGACAGTCTGGTTGATGATCTTGAAATAGCCGCCGCCGGCCAGCTTCTTGAACTTCACCAGGGCGAAATCCGGCTCGATGCCAGTCGTATCGCAGTCCATCACCAGGCCGATCGTGCCGGTGGGAGCAATGACGGAGACCTGTGCGTTGCGATAGCCGTGACGTTCGCCCAGCGCCAGTGCACGGTCCCAGACGCGGCGGGCCGCTGCGATGAGCCTCGAATCGCTGCAGTTGGCGGCGTCCAGGGCCTGCGGGGCGATGGACAGGCCCTCATAGGCCTCGCCCGATCCGAAAGCCGCGCGACGATGGTTGCGGATCACCCGCAGCATGGGTTCGCGGTTGGCGGCGAAGCCCGGGAACGCGCCCATCAGGCCCGCCATCTCGGCGGACGTCGCGTAGGCGGTGCCGGTCATGATGGCGGTGAGGGCGCCCGCGATCGCGCGGCCCTGGGCGCTGTCGTAGCCGAGGCCCGAAGCCATCAGCAGCGCACCGAGATTGGCGTAACCGAGACCCAGAGTACGGTACTGGTAGGAGAGCTCTGCGATCCGGCGCGAGGGGTACTGCGCCATCATCACCGAGATCTCGAGCACGACGCTCCAGAGACGGCTGGCATGCTCCAGCGCCTCGACGTCGATCGAGCCGTCGGCCCGCCGGAACCGCATGAGGTTCAGCGAGGCGAGATTGCACGCCGTGTCGTCGAGGAACATGTACTCCGAGCACGGGTTCGAGGCGTTGATGCGCCCCGACTCCGGGCAGGTATGCCAGTCGTTGATCGTGGTGTCGTACTGCACGCCCGGATCGGCGGAATTCCAGGCGGCCTCGGCGACCTGATCCCAGAGGAGGCGAGCGCCGATCGTCCTGCAAACCTTGCCTGTCGTCCGCTCGGTCAGTGCCCATTGCCGGTCTTCCTCGACCGCACGCAGGAAGGCGTCCGTGACCCGCACGGAGTTGTTGGCATTCTGTCCGGAAACCGAGGCGTAGGCTTCCGACTCCCAATCCGTGTCGAAGGTCGGGAATTCGATGTGCCTGTAGCCCTGGCGCGCGAACTGGATGACGCGCTGGATGTAGTTCTCCGGCAGTTCGGCCTGACGGGCGGCCACGATCTCGCGCCGCAGCTTCGGGTTCCGGCGTGGATCGAACGCGGCATCGCCCTCGTCCTCGCCCTCGAGGCAGGCCTGCATCACCGCGTTGAGATGGCGGTTGGCGAGCTTCGACCCCGCGACCAGCGCGGCGACCTTCTGTTCCTCCAGCGACTTCCAGGAGATGAAGTCCTCGATGTCGGGATGGTCGATGTCGACGGTCACCATCTTTGCGGCGCGACGGGTGGTGCCGCCCGACTTGATGGCGCCGGCCGCCCGATCGCCGATCTTCAGGAAAGACATCAAGCCGGAGGAGGAGCCGCCGCCGGAAAGCCTTTCGCCCGCGCCGCGGACCTTGGAAAAATTCGAACCGGTGCCGGACCCGTACTTGAAAAGGCGCGCCTCGCGGATCCACAGATCCATGATGCCGCCTTCATTCACCAGATCGTCGGATACACTCTGGATGAAGCAGGCGTGCGGCTGCGGGCGCTCGTAGGCAGACGCGGATGGATGGGCCCGGCCGTCCTCGTGATCGACGAACCAGTGGCCCTGGCCCGGACCGTCGATACCGTAAGCCCAGTGCAGGCCGGTGTTGAACCATTGCGGCGAATTGGGCGCGCAGATCTGGGCTGCGAGCATGAAGCACTGCTCGTCGTAGAAGGAGCGAGCATCTTCCTCGCTGTCGAAGTAGCCGCCCTTCCATCCCCAATACGCCCAGGCGCCGGCCATGCGATGGAAAACCTGACGCGCGCTGGTCTCGCCGCCGAAGCGCTCCGCTTCGGGCAGCGCTGTCAGCGCGGCTTCGTCTGGAACGGACCGCCACAGGAATTCCGGCAGGTCGTCGTCGCGTACGCGGATCAGGCGGGCGGGAACCCCGGCGCGGCGGAAGTATTTCTGGGCAAGCACGTCGGAAGCGACCTGGGACCAATCGGCCGGTACGTCGACGTTCTTCAGCTGAAAGACGATCGAGCCGTCGGGGTTGCGAATTTCCGAGTCGGCAGCACGAAACGCCATTCCCGCGAATGGCGATTTTCCTGCTTGTGTGTACCGACGCTCGAAGCGCATCGACGATCCCCCGTGCCCTTTCCCGCTTTTTGGTTCCCTGTCGCGGGGGCTGTTCGATCAATGTCGAACACGCACATATGGGCACGCGATGATAGTAAATTACAAAATCTTGTGTGCGCAACTATATTTTGTAGACCACCATGTTGATGATACTAGATGATGCAAGAGCGCAACAGATCGTCAAATCGCTCGGTCGTCGCGGCTTCGAGCGACAGGAGTCGAGCGTCGTTCGCGTCGCGTTGCACGCGATGGAGCGCCCGCGTACAAGCGGCGCAGTCACTTTAAACGTGGTTGGTTCATGATCATCGGCACCTGGCTCTTCACCAAGATGCGCGGCGAACTCGTCGGCACGGATGCTGAGGGCAACCGCTACTTCCAGGACAAGCGCATCGTCCCCGGTACGCGTCGCAAGCGCTGGGTGATGTACAACGGCGTCGCGGAAGCATCGCGCATTCCGCCCGAATGGCACGGTTGGCTGCATTACATGCTGGCCGAGCCGCCGCCCGCCGGTGGCCTGCCGCGCATGGCCTGGCAGAAGGATCATCAGCCCAACCTCACGGGCACGGTTCATGCCTACCGGCCTCCGGGTCACACGCTGTCCGCGGGCGAGAAGCCCAAGCGTTCCTATGAGGCGTGGCGTCCAGGCTGACGCTGCAGGCAGCGGGGGAGACGCGCGTGGGCCGCAATATTGTCGAGAC contains these protein-coding regions:
- a CDS encoding efflux RND transporter permease subunit, which produces MKLTQIAVDNPVFATMMMVALLVMGLFSYRQLGIDQFPNVDFPIVVVTTDYPGASPETVESEISRKIEESVNAIAGLKTLTSRSLEGRSIVIAEFELSVPSAVAMQDVREKVQMVRASFRPEIKEPLIQRFNPDDQPIVSIAVRSDVRSVRDLTTLADQIIIKRLQTVRDVGRATIAGGLKRQINIELDPGRMHALRVGVNDIMRAIKDENQNFPAGNVQRGNDDRVIEVTGRVAEPGDFADLIVARRGQAPVYLRQVANVVDGQQELENVAMLNGERALAIDVVKTQGSNTIEVARGVRRAVAELQSSLPADVKLEIVRDSSRGIQNSVNNVQQTMVEGGLLTIAIVFLFLHSWRSTVITGLALPISVFGAFMVMAAFGFTLNVLTLMALSLAIGILIDDAIVVRENIMRHIGFGKTHRQAAIDGTNEIGLAVLATTFCIVAVFLPVAFMGGIIGRFFFQFGVMVSAAVLISLFVSFTLDPMLSSVWYDPQAHGNGRFARIVNGAQEKANGVYRVVLGWALRWPKFTLLIALGTFVGSFALPKYIGFEFVPQADLGEQVVSIETPVGSSLEYTEAKLRQVDAALREFPEIDYTYGTVNTGYANGKNQGSLYLKLKPLKDRKRSPDQLAQPIRERLANIPGILVSINIPGGPGGGIQKQLQLSLQGPDTNTLDALSQDVMKRAAAIRGVVDLDRNLKAAKPILSVRLRRDAASDLGLGSAAVAQSLRPLFAGDETSLWRAPDGENYMVMVRLPTEDRTGVADLHRVWFTAGTEPNGLPRMVHIAQIADVVTDVGASQINRRDLNREVQITANVHGRSAGEVSGDLQKILTEIKLPPGYRFVFGGSTKDIAESAAYAGQALLMAVILIYLILASQFGSFLQPIAIMMSLPMSLIGVFLGLLIAGTTLNIFSAIGFIMLMGLVTKNAILLVDFFNQSRERGTPVNEALLEAGSIRLRPILMTTLAMVFGMMPLALGLGEGATQRAPMAHAVIGGLISSTLLTLVVVPVVLVYIDRLSLWAKARFSRSPDEVARTHKPAE
- a CDS encoding efflux RND transporter periplasmic adaptor subunit, translating into MKTKGKILVAVVAVLALGGGAFAWKSGKLSPPAGNGATVAKAPERALELIPAEVHTIKPRGLLDVVRFTGTTQPIDQTIVKGRVAGRLAEVLVREGDRVTEGQVLARFETTELQAKLNERQSALEAARADARWTARDRSDKETLANRNIVSQSAADQARATAENRASMVAVGEAQLDVARKNLADAEVKAPFDGVVGERIANQGESLPIDGKILALLDTSHVEIAAQMPAADVIRMKVGQVANVTLEGFGDRIFSGKITRISPTTQAGSRSIPVYVEITDRHEALRGGLFGTGSVTVQEKGHALAVPASAMRKDDQGDYVLVVENGVLVRKPVGAVRTWSRGELVEVKGLESGMTVVSAPLPGLKAGQPVKIVETR
- a CDS encoding TetR/AcrR family transcriptional regulator, whose translation is MDTDRSVNTAPAAPGRVRRPEDRASEIARAALDLFVTRGFAATKLEDVAKAASVSKGLPYLYFKNKEELFKAVITEAIAGPLAVATEMIDQFEGTSEELLRQLVAGFRAFEESPAGGVVKLILAEAGNFPDVARFYCTSFDVRGRDLFARTLRRGVDNGEFRPLADLEATAIIVVQPLAMFSVWKRSLAPFDPGKVDSDQYYAAYLDFVIKGLRS
- a CDS encoding vitamin B12-dependent ribonucleotide reductase is translated as MRFERRYTQAGKSPFAGMAFRAADSEIRNPDGSIVFQLKNVDVPADWSQVASDVLAQKYFRRAGVPARLIRVRDDDLPEFLWRSVPDEAALTALPEAERFGGETSARQVFHRMAGAWAYWGWKGGYFDSEEDARSFYDEQCFMLAAQICAPNSPQWFNTGLHWAYGIDGPGQGHWFVDHEDGRAHPSASAYERPQPHACFIQSVSDDLVNEGGIMDLWIREARLFKYGSGTGSNFSKVRGAGERLSGGGSSSGLMSFLKIGDRAAGAIKSGGTTRRAAKMVTVDIDHPDIEDFISWKSLEEQKVAALVAGSKLANRHLNAVMQACLEGEDEGDAAFDPRRNPKLRREIVAARQAELPENYIQRVIQFARQGYRHIEFPTFDTDWESEAYASVSGQNANNSVRVTDAFLRAVEEDRQWALTERTTGKVCRTIGARLLWDQVAEAAWNSADPGVQYDTTINDWHTCPESGRINASNPCSEYMFLDDTACNLASLNLMRFRRADGSIDVEALEHASRLWSVVLEISVMMAQYPSRRIAELSYQYRTLGLGYANLGALLMASGLGYDSAQGRAIAGALTAIMTGTAYATSAEMAGLMGAFPGFAANREPMLRVIRNHRRAAFGSGEAYEGLSIAPQALDAANCSDSRLIAAARRVWDRALALGERHGYRNAQVSVIAPTGTIGLVMDCDTTGIEPDFALVKFKKLAGGGYFKIINQTVPLALRTLGYDEPAIRRIVDHAVGHGSLASAPAINHESLSSRGFDAATLERVDQAIGTAFDIRFAFSRYTLGEVFCREALGLDDETLVDPKLDILSRLGFSRGDIAAANIHACGTMSIESAPDLKREHLSVFDCANPCGRDGKRCLSAESHIRMMAAAQPFVSGAISKTVNMPNAATVEDCRKAYEMSWKLGLKANALYRDGSKLSQPLSAMALGDDIAANDDLADLPPAARVPVIAERIVERIVEREVRAGRERLPQRRKGYTQKANVGGHKVYLRTGEYEDGRVGEIFVDMHKEGAAFRSLMNNFAIAISIGLQYGVPLEEFVEAYTFTRFEPSGMVEGNDAIKMSTSVLDYIFRELAISYLGRNDLAHVEQADLRPDGVGRGEVQGELPMPGTDAAHAAAAAVSRIASVGYMRSNLYVLNGRTAGNAAIAHEAIVGAALPNGLTDGPAVASAHIAKAAAVGVAVGEASPSSLGQALVAKLKGFEGDACPECGNFTMVRNGTCLKCTTCGGTTGCS
- a CDS encoding NADH:ubiquinone oxidoreductase subunit NDUFA12 — translated: MIIGTWLFTKMRGELVGTDAEGNRYFQDKRIVPGTRRKRWVMYNGVAEASRIPPEWHGWLHYMLAEPPPAGGLPRMAWQKDHQPNLTGTVHAYRPPGHTLSAGEKPKRSYEAWRPG